The Tumebacillus sp. BK434 genome has a segment encoding these proteins:
- the fabL gene encoding enoyl-[acyl-carrier-protein] reductase FabL: MSTLTGKTALITGGSRGIGKAIALKLASEGADIVINFFRNRKPAEETQALIQSMGRKCHIIKANVGDLDKIHLLFDEIKETMGGLDILISNAASGVQLPAMEVEEKHWDWTLNINAKALLFLAQQAVPLMEARGGGSIVAISSLGSRFALKNYTAVGTSKAALESLTRYLGAELAAKNIIVNAVSGAAVDTDALTHFPNRDEMISDAITRTPAGRMVTPEDIANSVHFLCTEQSRMIVGQTLIIDGGYSLIG, from the coding sequence ATGTCCACACTCACAGGCAAAACAGCACTCATCACCGGCGGTTCTCGCGGCATCGGCAAAGCGATCGCGCTGAAACTGGCCAGCGAAGGCGCTGATATCGTGATCAACTTTTTCCGCAACCGCAAGCCGGCCGAAGAGACCCAGGCGCTGATCCAGAGCATGGGCCGCAAATGCCACATCATCAAAGCAAACGTCGGCGACCTCGACAAGATCCACCTGCTCTTCGACGAGATCAAAGAGACGATGGGCGGCCTCGACATCCTGATCTCCAACGCCGCATCGGGCGTGCAGCTCCCGGCGATGGAAGTGGAAGAAAAGCATTGGGACTGGACGCTGAACATCAATGCCAAAGCCCTCCTGTTCCTCGCCCAGCAAGCGGTGCCGCTGATGGAAGCGCGCGGCGGCGGCTCGATCGTGGCGATCTCTTCGCTCGGCTCGCGTTTTGCTCTGAAAAACTACACGGCGGTCGGCACGTCGAAAGCGGCGCTGGAATCGTTGACCCGTTACCTTGGCGCAGAATTGGCGGCGAAAAACATCATCGTCAACGCCGTCTCCGGCGCGGCGGTCGACACCGACGCCCTGACCCATTTCCCCAACCGCGACGAGATGATCAGCGATGCGATCACCCGCACGCCGGCCGGTCGCATGGTCACACCGGAAGACATCGCCAACTCGGTGCATTTCCTCTGCACGGAGCAGTCGCGAATGATCGTCGGCCAAACGCTGATCATCGACGGCGGCTATTCGCTGATCGGCTGA